A single window of Acidobacteriota bacterium DNA harbors:
- a CDS encoding class I SAM-dependent methyltransferase, whose amino-acid sequence MPHPDHEKNRAAWNQMVEVHLHHPEYKTAEVAAGGSSLKRIELETMGDVRNKHLLHLMCQFGLDTLSWAREGAVVTGIDISDKSIERANELKRQTGLNAEFIRCDILNLIGRIDRRFDIVFQSYGTHCWISDITRWAQVVGHYLKPGGTFFMIDDHPFKAVFWESPRDYFRRDPDRETGAPDYCDRSFRIKGEIVEWQHPISGIVNALIGAGLVIEHLEEYNYSYYREEEGWYSDDGEYWYPPGGPARYPLMFSLKARKDA is encoded by the coding sequence ATGCCGCACCCGGATCATGAAAAGAACCGCGCCGCCTGGAACCAGATGGTCGAGGTGCACCTGCACCACCCGGAGTACAAAACGGCCGAGGTGGCCGCCGGCGGTTCGTCGCTCAAGCGCATCGAACTCGAGACGATGGGCGACGTCCGCAACAAACACCTGCTGCACCTGATGTGCCAGTTCGGCCTTGATACGCTCTCGTGGGCGCGGGAGGGTGCCGTCGTCACCGGCATCGATATCTCCGACAAGTCAATCGAACGGGCGAATGAACTGAAACGGCAAACCGGCCTGAACGCGGAGTTCATCCGCTGCGATATTCTTAACCTCATCGGCAGGATTGACCGCAGGTTCGATATCGTCTTTCAGTCGTACGGCACGCACTGCTGGATTTCGGACATCACCCGGTGGGCACAGGTGGTGGGACACTACCTCAAACCGGGCGGCACCTTCTTCATGATCGACGATCACCCGTTCAAGGCGGTCTTCTGGGAGTCGCCGCGCGATTACTTCCGCCGCGATCCCGACCGCGAGACCGGCGCCCCCGACTACTGCGACCGCAGTTTCCGCATCAAGGGGGAAATAGTCGAGTGGCAGCACCCGATCTCCGGCATTGTCAACGCCCTGATCGGTGCGGGACTCGTGATAGAGCATCTCGAGGAGTACAACTACAGCTACTACCGGGAGGAGGAAGGCTGGTACTCCGATGACGGCGAGTACTGGTACCCGCCGGGCGGACCGGCCCGGTACCCGTTAATGTTCTCATTGAAAGCGCGAAAAGACGCCTGA
- the dprA gene encoding DNA-processing protein DprA: protein MTGSELKERLTDTIALLSIPGIGRGRFRKLVERFGTPAGVLAASRSELESVSGLSHTIAGAVREGYDGEKARQAASRIMQLGWSVLFPKEEGYPPLLSELVDRPAVLFRSGDDRQPVEKVVAIVGTRHATEKGRRFASHLAGELARAGIPVVSGMAEGIDAAAHRGALDAGGRTIAVWGTSLDIVYPPSNGSLAREILQSGAIYSEYLPGTRPEKTAFPERNRIISGISEAVVVVEAGARSGALITARCAIDQNRELFAVPGAPDAANAEGTNALIKKGANLLTRVFDIFDHLPRLKGEVAVKRFQALPDMTETERRMVGFLSDCPVQIDQLSRAADLAVPELMGFLLALEVKGVVRELSGKRFVLTE from the coding sequence GACCGGGAGCGAACTAAAGGAACGACTGACTGACACTATCGCCCTGCTGTCGATACCGGGTATCGGTCGCGGGCGGTTTCGCAAGCTGGTGGAGCGGTTCGGCACGCCGGCCGGTGTTCTGGCGGCCTCCAGGTCGGAACTGGAGTCAGTCTCGGGCCTGTCACATACCATTGCCGGTGCCGTCAGAGAGGGATACGACGGAGAAAAAGCCCGGCAGGCGGCGTCACGCATCATGCAACTCGGCTGGTCGGTGCTCTTTCCGAAAGAGGAAGGATATCCGCCGCTGCTCAGCGAGTTGGTCGACCGGCCGGCGGTTTTGTTCAGATCGGGCGATGACCGGCAGCCGGTAGAGAAGGTCGTGGCCATAGTCGGGACCCGTCACGCCACCGAGAAAGGGCGTCGTTTTGCTTCCCATCTGGCGGGCGAATTGGCCCGTGCCGGAATTCCGGTGGTTTCGGGCATGGCCGAAGGCATTGACGCCGCCGCGCACCGGGGTGCGCTCGATGCCGGTGGCCGCACAATCGCGGTCTGGGGGACGTCGCTGGACATCGTGTACCCGCCGTCCAACGGGTCGCTTGCCCGTGAGATTCTGCAGAGCGGCGCCATATATTCGGAGTACTTGCCCGGGACCCGTCCCGAGAAAACAGCCTTTCCGGAGCGCAACCGGATCATATCCGGGATATCCGAGGCGGTCGTGGTAGTGGAAGCCGGAGCCCGTTCCGGGGCACTGATTACCGCCCGCTGCGCCATCGATCAGAACAGGGAGCTTTTTGCCGTACCGGGGGCACCCGACGCGGCAAACGCCGAGGGCACTAACGCCCTGATCAAGAAAGGCGCCAACCTTTTGACCCGTGTGTTTGACATATTCGATCACCTCCCGCGGCTGAAGGGTGAAGTAGCCGTTAAGCGATTTCAGGCTCTTCCCGACATGACGGAGACGGAGCGCAGGATGGTCGGTTTTCTCTCGGATTGCCCGGTGCAAATCGACCAGTTATCCCGGGCGGCCGACCTTGCCGTTCCCGAACTGATGGGGTTCCTGCTGGCGCTGGAGGTAAAGGGGGTGGTGCGGGAATTGTCAGGCAAGCGATTCGTGCTTACTGAATAG
- a CDS encoding sugar phosphate nucleotidyltransferase, with product MKIIIPVAGTGTRLRPHTYSLPKPLLHVAGRPVITHLLDPVVPLDPEEVIFVVGYRGEQVREYIRANYSFNARFVHQDRLLGLGYALNLALAGVDGGEVLVILGDTVVECDLRKFVAAGDFVLGLRQVADPTRFGIAEVKDNRVVSLEEKPQNPKTNLAVIGLYFFKDIAKLSSTLASHVQSGRLTRGEVQFTDALQEMIESGIHFVPYEVREWYDCGKKETMLETNRHLLRSVGNTVKIDGSVIIPPVFVAPSAKVINAVLGPDVSVSEGAIIRRSIISNSIIASNATVHDALIENSIIGQEAVVKGCNQVLNIGDSSDITPA from the coding sequence ATGAAGATTATAATACCGGTAGCCGGTACGGGTACGCGTCTTCGGCCGCACACGTACTCGCTTCCCAAGCCGCTTCTGCACGTGGCGGGCAGACCCGTTATTACCCATCTGCTTGATCCGGTGGTGCCGCTTGACCCTGAGGAGGTCATCTTTGTCGTCGGGTACCGGGGCGAGCAGGTCCGGGAGTACATCCGGGCCAACTACTCGTTCAACGCGCGGTTCGTGCACCAGGACCGGTTGCTCGGCCTCGGGTATGCCTTGAACCTGGCGCTGGCCGGCGTCGATGGCGGCGAAGTTCTGGTCATCCTTGGTGACACGGTCGTGGAGTGCGACCTGCGAAAGTTCGTGGCCGCGGGCGATTTCGTGCTTGGTCTGCGGCAGGTGGCCGATCCGACCAGGTTCGGCATCGCCGAAGTCAAGGACAACCGCGTGGTGAGCCTGGAGGAGAAACCGCAGAACCCCAAGACCAATCTGGCGGTGATCGGCCTATACTTCTTCAAGGACATTGCCAAGCTCAGTTCGACGCTGGCCTCGCACGTCCAGAGCGGCAGATTGACGCGAGGCGAAGTGCAGTTTACCGATGCCCTGCAGGAGATGATCGAATCCGGGATTCACTTTGTCCCGTACGAGGTTCGCGAGTGGTACGACTGCGGCAAGAAGGAGACCATGCTCGAGACCAACCGCCACCTTCTGCGCAGCGTGGGCAACACGGTGAAGATTGACGGATCGGTGATCATCCCACCGGTGTTCGTGGCACCGTCGGCCAAGGTGATCAACGCCGTCCTGGGGCCGGATGTTTCGGTCTCCGAGGGGGCGATTATTCGGCGGTCGATCATCAGTAATTCGATCATCGCAAGCAATGCAACCGTCCACGACGCGCTTATAGAGAATTCCATTATCGGGCAGGAAGCGGTCGTCAAGGGGTGCAACCAGGTTCTCAACATCGGCGATTCATCGGACATCACTCCGGCCTGA
- a CDS encoding HPr family phosphocarrier protein: MVVRTATIVNKLGLHARPCAQLVSTAAKYDSVVHFTKDELRVNGKSIMGVMMLAAERGSAIKVEAEGPDEEQAVADLVQVIESGFGEEI, encoded by the coding sequence ATGGTGGTTAGAACGGCAACGATCGTCAATAAGCTCGGCCTGCACGCCCGCCCGTGCGCGCAGCTTGTCTCCACGGCCGCTAAGTACGACTCAGTAGTGCATTTCACGAAGGACGAGTTGCGGGTGAACGGCAAATCAATCATGGGCGTGATGATGCTGGCGGCTGAGAGGGGATCTGCAATAAAGGTTGAAGCCGAAGGTCCGGATGAAGAACAGGCTGTGGCCGATCTGGTGCAGGTTATTGAATCCGGCTTTGGCGAGGAGATCTGA
- the mtnN gene encoding 5'-methylthioadenosine/S-adenosylhomocysteine nucleosidase, whose translation MRSPIIRLTVAPVLLLACLVVLQCGQVDRQTTSRPYLILFAFDAEGEFLSEQMSVSKVEKHLGRAVAIGELSGKAVVLAESGIGMTNAAMTAQKLIDLYAPRAVIMTGIAGGIDTTVHIGDIVACDAWMQHDYGYVGADGFEHMELYAYIPGDDSLAGMVAFEADSALLSAAVRVTGEQLDLEQIGERTPSIHVGGIGVTGNTFIDSEEKRQWLSDEFGALVTDMESAAVAHACTVNGVPFIIFRSASDLAGGSGSETAEEELEEFFEVAADNSGQVVISFLREL comes from the coding sequence GTGCGCTCACCTATTATCCGCTTGACTGTCGCGCCGGTGCTGCTTCTGGCGTGCCTGGTCGTTCTGCAATGCGGTCAGGTCGACCGGCAGACAACTTCGCGGCCGTACCTGATTCTCTTTGCCTTCGACGCCGAGGGAGAGTTTCTGAGCGAGCAGATGTCCGTCAGCAAGGTCGAAAAACACCTTGGTCGGGCCGTCGCAATCGGCGAACTGTCCGGCAAAGCCGTCGTCCTGGCCGAGTCCGGTATCGGCATGACGAACGCCGCCATGACGGCGCAGAAGCTGATCGATCTCTATGCTCCCCGGGCCGTCATCATGACCGGCATTGCCGGCGGTATCGACACGACCGTGCACATAGGGGACATCGTCGCCTGCGACGCCTGGATGCAGCACGACTACGGGTACGTCGGGGCCGACGGTTTCGAGCACATGGAACTGTATGCGTACATTCCGGGGGACGACAGCCTGGCGGGCATGGTCGCCTTTGAAGCCGACAGTGCCCTGCTCTCGGCCGCCGTGCGCGTAACCGGCGAACAACTCGACCTTGAGCAGATCGGCGAGAGGACCCCGAGCATTCACGTGGGCGGGATCGGTGTTACCGGCAACACGTTTATCGATTCCGAGGAAAAGCGGCAGTGGTTATCCGATGAGTTCGGGGCGCTGGTAACGGACATGGAGTCGGCCGCCGTGGCTCACGCGTGCACCGTCAACGGCGTTCCCTTCATTATATTCCGATCCGCTTCCGACCTCGCGGGCGGTTCCGGCTCGGAGACGGCCGAGGAAGAGCTGGAGGAGTTTTTCGAGGTAGCCGCCGACAACTCCGGCCAGGTAGTGATTTCGTTCCTGCGGGAGTTGTAG
- a CDS encoding DUF6754 domain-containing protein, protein MRHLLRKLLPTVPSALISFFLLGTQSAVAQASGDTIVRWDRTSAAILVAVFSIVVLLYTRWAKAGKSLFLRKIPGLEAVEEAVGRATEMGRAVLYIPGIQELDDIETVAGISILGRVARIAAQYDTPLVVPVRYPLVLAAGQEVVEQAYVEVGKADAYNKDIVRYVAGEQFAFTANVNGLMMRDRPAANIYMGAFFAESLLLAETGNAAGSIQIAGTARPEQLPFFIAACDYTLMGEELYAASAYLSHEPLMLGGLKGQDLVKILIIIFIVAGVILVTLGIGDTFRSWFDLGN, encoded by the coding sequence ATGCGACACCTGCTGCGAAAACTCCTTCCGACCGTACCTTCCGCGCTGATCTCATTCTTCCTGCTGGGGACGCAGTCAGCCGTGGCGCAGGCAAGCGGCGACACGATCGTGCGATGGGATCGCACCAGTGCGGCGATTCTTGTAGCCGTCTTCTCGATAGTCGTGCTGCTGTACACGCGATGGGCCAAGGCGGGCAAGTCGCTTTTCCTGCGCAAGATTCCCGGCCTGGAGGCGGTTGAGGAAGCGGTGGGTCGGGCCACCGAGATGGGCCGAGCGGTGCTGTACATTCCCGGCATTCAGGAACTCGACGATATCGAGACGGTGGCCGGTATCTCCATTCTCGGAAGGGTTGCGAGAATCGCCGCACAGTACGACACGCCGCTGGTGGTGCCGGTTCGGTATCCTCTGGTGCTGGCTGCGGGCCAGGAAGTAGTTGAGCAAGCGTATGTCGAGGTAGGCAAGGCGGATGCGTACAACAAGGATATCGTACGCTACGTGGCCGGGGAGCAATTCGCATTCACGGCCAACGTGAACGGTCTCATGATGCGGGATCGACCGGCCGCCAACATTTACATGGGCGCCTTTTTCGCCGAATCGCTGCTGCTTGCCGAAACCGGGAATGCGGCGGGCTCCATTCAAATTGCCGGGACCGCCCGCCCGGAACAATTGCCCTTCTTTATTGCGGCCTGCGACTATACGCTTATGGGAGAGGAACTGTATGCCGCCTCCGCATACCTGTCCCACGAGCCGCTGATGCTGGGCGGTCTTAAAGGGCAGGACCTGGTGAAAATCCTCATCATTATCTTTATCGTCGCCGGGGTCATCCTCGTGACTCTGGGCATCGGTGACACTTTCCGCAGCTGGTTTGATCTGGGGAATTGA
- the ptsP gene encoding phosphoenolpyruvate--protein phosphotransferase, with translation MVERYRRKLLKGLPISAGIVMGRGKVILPGDVRVAEVAVTASRVGEEIAALDSAVAQTIAELRRIRDTAGKKIGGPVAKVFDAQLLIAGDYEFLNKVKEQIAQRRRNAGYVYNLLVERTTRPLNKSPDPYLRQMSQDIVAVSSRVLSYLAGYEEESSLRFPTGTIVIAKTLTPGEVLAYRNRKVVGFIVGEGGRNSHMALIARSLMVPVAVIADHWRQIPDNCRIIVDGTSGAAIIDPTDAEWDKYHKLRKRQGPAAVSRIKKLAQIPPQTVDGLPIQIAANLELPGPVDAILSARKIPVGLYRTEFLYLERNSFPDEETQYDFYLQICEAFPDSEVTLRTFDLGSDKVAGDGFAKTEDNPALGWRGIRSMLEMTSVFKDQIRAMLRASAHGKIRIMLPMVTDVAEFEKAKKLVSQVMLDLRRKGIPFDADVPLGVMVEVPSAALTADQLARRVDFISIGTNDLTQYTLSADRSNVRVAGLYNPLHPSVLNLVKMTVDACAKHDIPVSICGEAAGDLLALPLFIGMGVKQLSMNPARIFDACRLVRKIDFNLVRLLVGSVMSSETSSAVKRKLDAYRSGLEKKRTVR, from the coding sequence ATGGTGGAGCGGTACAGGCGCAAACTGCTGAAGGGTCTGCCGATCTCAGCCGGGATCGTGATGGGTCGCGGCAAGGTCATTCTGCCCGGCGACGTGCGCGTAGCCGAGGTTGCCGTTACGGCTTCGCGCGTCGGGGAGGAAATCGCCGCTCTGGACTCGGCGGTGGCTCAGACCATCGCCGAATTGCGCCGCATCAGGGACACGGCCGGCAAAAAAATCGGCGGCCCGGTGGCGAAGGTCTTTGACGCTCAACTGCTCATCGCCGGTGATTACGAGTTCCTCAACAAGGTCAAGGAACAGATTGCCCAGCGGCGGCGTAACGCCGGGTACGTCTACAACCTCCTGGTCGAGAGAACCACTCGGCCGCTGAATAAATCGCCCGATCCCTACCTGCGCCAGATGTCGCAGGATATTGTGGCCGTGTCCAGCCGCGTGCTATCATATCTGGCCGGTTACGAAGAAGAGTCGAGCCTGCGCTTTCCCACCGGCACCATCGTGATTGCCAAGACGCTGACTCCCGGAGAGGTCCTGGCCTACCGCAACCGCAAGGTGGTCGGTTTTATCGTCGGTGAGGGCGGACGCAACTCCCACATGGCACTCATCGCACGGTCGCTCATGGTCCCGGTTGCCGTCATTGCCGACCACTGGCGGCAGATACCGGATAACTGCCGCATTATTGTCGACGGCACCAGCGGAGCGGCCATCATCGACCCGACCGACGCTGAATGGGACAAGTACCACAAGCTAAGGAAACGACAGGGACCGGCCGCGGTCTCGCGGATAAAAAAACTGGCGCAGATACCGCCGCAGACGGTCGACGGCCTGCCGATCCAGATCGCCGCCAATCTCGAACTGCCGGGACCGGTGGACGCTATCCTGTCCGCCCGGAAGATCCCGGTCGGGCTGTACCGGACGGAGTTTCTCTACCTCGAGCGAAACAGCTTTCCTGACGAGGAGACGCAGTACGATTTCTACCTGCAGATCTGCGAAGCTTTTCCTGACAGCGAAGTGACTCTGCGCACGTTCGATCTCGGCTCTGACAAGGTCGCGGGCGATGGTTTTGCGAAGACTGAGGATAACCCCGCCCTCGGCTGGCGCGGTATCCGGTCAATGCTGGAGATGACGAGCGTCTTCAAGGACCAGATTCGGGCCATGTTGCGCGCGTCGGCCCACGGTAAGATCAGGATAATGCTGCCGATGGTAACCGATGTGGCCGAGTTCGAAAAGGCCAAGAAACTGGTTTCGCAGGTTATGTTGGACTTGCGCCGCAAGGGGATCCCATTCGACGCCGACGTCCCGCTCGGCGTGATGGTCGAAGTGCCGTCGGCTGCTCTGACTGCCGACCAGTTGGCCCGCAGGGTCGATTTTATCTCGATCGGTACCAATGACCTTACCCAGTATACTCTTTCCGCCGACCGCAGCAATGTCCGCGTGGCTGGACTGTACAACCCGCTGCACCCGTCCGTCCTGAACCTGGTGAAGATGACGGTGGACGCCTGTGCCAAACACGACATTCCCGTATCCATCTGCGGCGAAGCGGCCGGTGATCTACTGGCCCTGCCGCTGTTCATAGGTATGGGAGTGAAGCAGCTTTCCATGAACCCGGCCAGGATTTTCGACGCTTGCCGCCTTGTCAGAAAAATCGACTTCAACCTCGTGCGCCTTCTCGTCGGCTCAGTCATGTCCAGTGAAACCAGCTCAGCCGTGAAGAGAAAACTGGACGCCTACCGGTCGGGGCTCGAAAAGAAAAGGACCGTCCGATGA
- the ahcY gene encoding adenosylhomocysteinase codes for MVPKPDIKNIRLAKEGRKKIEWAERSMPVLRLIRERFGREKPLKGVNIAACLHVTTETANLMRTLKAGGANIALCASNPLSTQDDTAAALVAEFDIPVYAVHGEDNKTYYRHIHQALGTKPRITMDDGADLVSTLHKEKKDLVADVLAGTEETTTGVVRLKAMAADGALLFPIIAVNDSKTKHMFDNRYGTGQSTLDGVLRATNMLLAGATVVIAGYGWCGRGLAARAKGMGATVIVTEVDPVKAIEVVMDGFRVMPMARAARVGDLFITVTGDINVIRLEHVRKMKDGAIICNSGHFNAEIDIPALEKAKSKKRLLRPNVEEYTIGGKRVCLLAEGRLINLSAAEGHPAMVMDMSFANQALSAEYVVKNHARLERRVYVVPEKIDAAIAALKLKSMGLAIDRLTLEQKKYLASWEMGT; via the coding sequence ATGGTGCCGAAACCTGACATAAAAAATATCCGACTGGCCAAAGAAGGCAGAAAGAAAATCGAGTGGGCCGAGCGCAGCATGCCGGTTCTGCGCCTGATCCGGGAGCGGTTCGGCAGGGAAAAGCCGCTCAAGGGGGTCAATATCGCCGCCTGCCTGCACGTGACTACGGAAACCGCCAACTTGATGAGAACGCTGAAGGCGGGCGGGGCGAACATCGCCCTGTGCGCGTCTAACCCGCTGTCCACCCAGGATGATACGGCGGCCGCCCTCGTGGCCGAGTTCGACATACCGGTGTACGCCGTCCACGGGGAGGACAACAAAACCTACTACCGCCACATTCACCAGGCTCTCGGAACCAAACCTCGGATCACGATGGATGATGGTGCGGACCTCGTCAGCACGCTGCACAAGGAGAAAAAAGACCTGGTGGCCGACGTGCTGGCCGGCACCGAGGAGACCACCACCGGGGTTGTTCGTCTGAAGGCGATGGCGGCCGACGGCGCCCTGCTGTTTCCGATCATCGCCGTGAACGATTCGAAAACGAAACACATGTTTGACAACCGGTACGGCACCGGGCAGTCGACGCTGGACGGTGTCCTGAGGGCCACCAACATGCTGCTGGCGGGCGCCACCGTCGTAATCGCCGGCTACGGCTGGTGCGGGCGAGGGCTGGCCGCGCGCGCCAAGGGAATGGGCGCTACCGTCATCGTCACCGAAGTGGACCCCGTCAAGGCCATCGAGGTCGTGATGGACGGTTTTCGGGTTATGCCCATGGCCCGGGCCGCCCGGGTGGGCGACCTGTTCATTACGGTAACCGGTGACATCAACGTCATCCGGCTGGAGCACGTCAGGAAGATGAAGGACGGGGCCATCATCTGTAATTCCGGTCACTTCAACGCCGAGATCGACATCCCGGCTCTCGAAAAGGCCAAATCCAAAAAGAGGCTGCTTCGCCCCAATGTCGAAGAATACACCATAGGCGGCAAGCGCGTCTGCCTGCTGGCCGAGGGTCGCCTGATCAACCTCTCTGCGGCCGAGGGCCACCCGGCCATGGTCATGGACATGTCGTTCGCCAACCAGGCCCTGTCGGCCGAATACGTGGTGAAGAACCACGCCCGGCTGGAACGCAGGGTCTATGTCGTGCCGGAAAAGATCGACGCCGCCATAGCCGCACTCAAGCTCAAGTCAATGGGTCTGGCCATCGACCGCCTGACACTCGAGCAGAAGAAGTACCTGGCCTCGTGGGAGATGGGGACGTAA
- the metK gene encoding methionine adenosyltransferase has protein sequence MAAGNFLFTSESVTEGHPDKLADQISDAVLDEILRKDKKGRVACETFVTVGLVIVGGEITTESYVDVNELVRRVVKDAGYTQTEYGFTYNTCAILNAIGSQSPDIAQGVDTGGAGDQGLMVGYACRETRELMPMPIMLAHKLTRQLANVRKKQILPYLGPDGKSQVTVEYSDGIPARVDTVVISSQHSADILDRSGRKITRKARDEIVDKVVMPVIPAEMMDNRTKFLINPTGKFVVGGPLCDTGMTGRKIIVDTYGGMATHGGGAFSGKDPTKVDRSASYMARYIAKNIVASGLAQKCTVQLAYAIGVVQPVSVTVFTDRTSSVPEARIVQLIRKHLDLSPRSIIKRLDLIRPIYRKTAAYGHFGRNEKEFTWEKTDMAKTLAKDA, from the coding sequence ATGGCAGCGGGCAACTTCCTTTTTACATCGGAATCGGTGACTGAAGGGCATCCGGATAAGCTGGCCGACCAGATTTCGGATGCGGTCCTGGATGAAATCCTGCGCAAAGACAAAAAGGGGCGCGTCGCCTGCGAGACGTTTGTCACCGTCGGCCTGGTGATAGTCGGCGGCGAGATAACTACGGAATCGTACGTGGACGTCAATGAGCTGGTGCGCCGGGTGGTCAAGGACGCGGGCTATACCCAAACGGAATACGGCTTTACCTACAACACCTGCGCGATCCTCAACGCTATCGGCTCGCAATCGCCGGATATCGCGCAGGGAGTGGACACGGGCGGCGCCGGCGACCAGGGCCTCATGGTCGGTTACGCCTGCCGCGAGACCAGGGAGCTGATGCCTATGCCGATCATGCTCGCTCACAAGCTGACGCGGCAGCTGGCTAACGTGAGAAAGAAGCAGATTCTCCCATACCTGGGGCCCGACGGCAAATCGCAGGTGACGGTAGAGTACAGCGACGGCATACCGGCGCGGGTGGACACGGTCGTGATCTCGTCACAGCACTCCGCCGATATCCTTGACCGTTCGGGCAGGAAGATTACCAGGAAGGCGCGTGATGAGATCGTCGACAAGGTCGTCATGCCGGTCATTCCGGCTGAGATGATGGACAACCGCACGAAATTCCTCATCAACCCGACCGGCAAGTTTGTGGTCGGGGGTCCGCTGTGTGACACCGGCATGACTGGCCGCAAGATCATTGTCGATACGTACGGCGGCATGGCCACGCACGGCGGCGGCGCCTTCTCGGGCAAGGACCCGACCAAGGTGGATCGGTCGGCCAGCTACATGGCGCGCTACATTGCCAAGAACATCGTTGCCTCCGGGCTGGCCCAGAAGTGCACCGTGCAACTGGCCTACGCCATCGGCGTGGTGCAACCCGTGTCGGTGACGGTGTTCACGGACCGGACCAGCAGCGTGCCCGAAGCCCGGATTGTCCAGTTGATCCGGAAGCACCTTGATCTCAGCCCGCGCAGTATTATCAAACGGCTTGACCTGATCAGGCCGATCTACCGCAAAACCGCCGCCTATGGCCACTTCGGACGGAACGAGAAAGAGTTCACGTGGGAGAAGACGGACATGGCTAAGACCTTAGCAAAGGACGCGTGA
- a CDS encoding bifunctional phosphoglucose/phosphomannose isomerase, producing the protein MTRQDLLAQLDDADRMRALDPSGMYDRIRGLPEQMQDALAIMRRREVRREGFHDVTEVVIVGMGGSAIGGDLVRTLTHLQLQVPLQVCRHYRLPQYVDERTLVIASSYSGNTEETLSAFAEALDRRCMFAAITTGGKLGELARVNGIPTVRIPPGLQPRAAIGYSFVPLLMLLEEAGLVEGMADQVSRTTANLVSLRDRYDRSVPAADNPAKQLAAQIHGRVAIVYGGPELTDVVAVRWKGQICENGKNMAFANQYTEFNHNELVAWSRTIAPHRDHLAVIQLKDAGDHPKVSRRREIVGSIIEGLGVPVVEVASSGTVPLERMFSLIQMGDFVSYYLAVLNEVDPTPVDAIETLKRKLAESG; encoded by the coding sequence ATGACCCGGCAAGACCTTCTGGCTCAACTCGATGATGCCGACCGCATGCGCGCTCTCGACCCGAGCGGCATGTACGATCGGATCCGGGGCCTGCCCGAGCAGATGCAAGATGCCCTCGCGATCATGCGCCGCCGAGAGGTCCGGAGAGAGGGATTTCATGACGTCACGGAGGTTGTCATAGTCGGCATGGGAGGTTCAGCAATCGGCGGTGACCTCGTACGAACACTGACGCACTTGCAGTTGCAGGTTCCGCTTCAGGTTTGCCGCCATTACCGTCTGCCCCAATACGTGGACGAACGAACCTTGGTCATAGCCTCCTCGTACAGCGGTAATACCGAGGAAACGCTGTCGGCGTTCGCGGAGGCTCTTGACCGTCGATGCATGTTTGCGGCGATCACCACCGGCGGCAAGCTCGGGGAGCTGGCAAGGGTGAACGGAATCCCCACTGTCCGTATCCCGCCCGGACTGCAGCCTCGGGCGGCCATCGGATACTCGTTCGTGCCGCTTTTGATGCTGCTGGAGGAGGCGGGGCTGGTCGAGGGGATGGCTGATCAGGTTTCGCGTACAACGGCTAACTTGGTCTCGCTCCGGGATCGGTACGACCGCAGCGTGCCGGCCGCGGACAATCCGGCCAAGCAGCTTGCGGCGCAGATTCACGGGCGCGTGGCAATCGTCTACGGCGGCCCGGAACTGACCGACGTCGTGGCCGTCCGCTGGAAGGGGCAGATATGCGAGAACGGCAAGAACATGGCCTTTGCCAACCAGTATACGGAGTTCAACCATAACGAGCTGGTCGCGTGGTCGCGCACGATCGCCCCGCACCGGGATCACCTGGCCGTGATTCAACTTAAGGATGCCGGTGACCACCCCAAGGTGAGCCGACGCCGGGAAATCGTCGGCTCGATCATCGAGGGATTGGGTGTGCCCGTTGTCGAAGTAGCATCCAGCGGCACCGTCCCGCTGGAACGCATGTTCAGCCTTATTCAAATGGGTGATTTCGTTTCCTACTACCTGGCCGTTCTTAACGAGGTTGACCCGACGCCCGTCGATGCCATCGAAACTCTGAAGAGGAAACTCGCCGAATCCGGGTAG